In the Chroococcidiopsis sp. SAG 2025 genome, one interval contains:
- a CDS encoding DevA family ABC transporter ATP-binding protein has translation MNITAPLPTPDSRLSTPVISIQNLNHYFGQGELKKQVLFDINLEIMPGEIIIMTGPSGSGKTTLLSLMGGLRSAQEGSLKILGQEIRGANKKLLTRLRCQIGYIFQAHNLMSFLTAKQNVRMSLELHDRYLAEDLNAKATAMLESVGLGHRVDYYPENLSGGQKQRVAIARALVSHPKIVLADEPTAALDKKSGRDVVEIMQRLAKEQGCTILLVTHDNRILDIADRIVYMEDGCLANNPNSAVLGE, from the coding sequence ATGAATATTACAGCTCCACTCCCGACTCCCGACTCCCGACTCTCGACTCCCGTTATTTCTATCCAAAATCTCAACCACTACTTCGGACAAGGCGAACTAAAAAAACAAGTTTTATTTGATATTAATTTGGAGATTATGCCTGGAGAAATTATTATTATGACCGGACCTTCTGGTTCTGGTAAGACAACTTTATTAAGCCTGATGGGAGGGTTGCGATCGGCTCAAGAAGGTAGTTTGAAAATACTCGGACAGGAAATTCGTGGGGCAAACAAAAAACTATTAACTCGGTTACGCTGCCAAATTGGATATATCTTTCAAGCACACAATCTGATGTCATTTCTGACTGCGAAACAAAACGTAAGAATGTCTTTAGAATTGCACGATCGCTATCTTGCTGAAGATTTAAACGCTAAAGCCACAGCCATGCTAGAAAGCGTTGGTTTGGGACATCGAGTTGATTATTATCCAGAAAACCTCTCAGGAGGACAAAAACAACGAGTGGCGATCGCTCGTGCGTTAGTGAGTCATCCTAAAATTGTGTTAGCAGACGAACCCACAGCCGCACTTGATAAAAAATCTGGGCGTGATGTGGTGGAGATTATGCAGCGTTTGGCAAAGGAACAAGGTTGTACTATCCTGCTTGTCACCCACGATAACCGCATTCTCGACATCGCCGATCGCATTGTTTACATGGAAGATGGTTGTTTAGCCAATAATCCGAATTCAGCTGTCTTGGGTGAGTAG
- the devC gene encoding ABC transporter permease DevC, translated as MKWLKKIPLAWHQLMKEKTRLLVAIAGIGFADMLIFIQLGFNDSLYDSATQTQSLLQADLVMINRQFESLSTLQSFSRERLYQTLAYNGVSSVSSIYIGRGEWKNPTTRIDRTILIWGIDPNAPSFAVPEIQQNAKRLQLLNTALFDRASRPEYGAIAETVEKQGSVEVQLNQQNIRTVGLFRIGASFAADGNAIVSDSSFLKLLPDRKSNQIEIGLIQLKPGINSESVKAQLTANLSNDVRVMTPQEFAEVEKYYWESQGAIGFIFGLGVVVGIIVGIVIVYQILYTDVANHLPEYATLKAMGYSDRYLLGVLIQESLILAILGYIPGFLISLGLYQIAAAAILMPIGMKIERAIFVLAITFVMCSISGAVAMQKLRSADPADVF; from the coding sequence ATGAAATGGCTAAAAAAAATTCCCCTCGCATGGCATCAATTAATGAAAGAAAAGACACGCTTGTTAGTGGCGATCGCGGGAATTGGTTTTGCGGATATGCTCATCTTTATTCAGTTAGGTTTCAATGACTCTCTTTACGACAGTGCGACACAGACACAAAGCTTATTACAAGCAGATTTAGTAATGATTAATCGGCAATTTGAATCGCTGTCTACGCTACAAAGCTTTTCAAGAGAAAGATTATATCAAACATTGGCATACAATGGCGTGTCTTCTGTTAGTTCAATTTATATTGGGAGAGGAGAATGGAAAAATCCCACAACGCGAATTGACAGAACTATTTTAATTTGGGGTATCGATCCGAATGCGCCTAGCTTTGCCGTACCAGAAATTCAACAAAATGCGAAGCGATTGCAACTTTTAAATACTGCTTTATTCGATCGCGCTTCTCGTCCCGAATATGGTGCGATCGCAGAGACAGTAGAAAAGCAAGGCAGTGTAGAAGTACAATTAAATCAGCAAAATATTCGTACAGTAGGCTTATTTAGAATTGGCGCATCTTTTGCTGCTGATGGTAATGCGATCGTTAGCGATTCAAGTTTTCTAAAACTACTACCCGATCGCAAATCGAATCAAATTGAAATTGGATTAATTCAACTCAAACCGGGGATAAATTCAGAAAGCGTCAAAGCACAATTAACAGCAAATCTTTCAAATGATGTTAGGGTGATGACACCACAAGAATTTGCAGAGGTAGAAAAGTATTACTGGGAAAGCCAAGGTGCGATTGGATTTATTTTTGGACTTGGTGTGGTTGTCGGTATCATTGTTGGCATAGTGATAGTTTATCAAATTCTTTACACTGATGTTGCCAATCACTTACCAGAATACGCCACGCTTAAAGCAATGGGGTATAGCGATCGCTACTTATTAGGTGTTTTGATTCAGGAATCACTGATATTAGCAATTTTGGGATATATTCCAGGTTTTCTGATTTCTTTAGGATTATATCAAATTGCCGCTGCTGCAATTTTAATGCCTATTGGCATGAAGATAGAACGCGCAATCTTTGTATTAGCAATTACGTTTGTTATGTGTAGCATATCTGGAGCAGTCGCAATGCAAAAACTTCGTTCTGCCGATCCTGCTGATGTTTTTTAG
- a CDS encoding DUF2834 domain-containing protein: MVQVLYLTLCILGTALAFSEILPFLFEQGFNPQIFVQQLFTNKISALFGWDVIVAELVLWAFILWEGSRLRMKYLWVYFASSLIGVSTGLPFFLLMRQRHLIQNSQ, translated from the coding sequence ATGGTGCAAGTTTTGTATTTGACACTTTGTATATTAGGCACTGCTTTAGCCTTCTCTGAAATTTTACCTTTTCTATTCGAGCAAGGATTCAACCCTCAAATCTTTGTACAACAGCTATTTACTAACAAAATTTCAGCCTTATTTGGTTGGGATGTCATTGTGGCGGAATTAGTTCTATGGGCATTTATTTTATGGGAAGGTTCGCGATTGAGAATGAAATATTTATGGGTTTATTTCGCAAGTAGCTTAATTGGCGTTTCTACAGGTTTACCCTTCTTTCTTCTCATGCGACAAAGGCATCTTATTCAGAATTCACAATAA
- a CDS encoding ABC exporter membrane fusion protein codes for MTNEILKPSNRWIAGLILTATAITGATGFYVVSQSSQPSPPVATTPPVTQVTALGRLEPETEAIRLFAPSALDGDRVDQLLVKEGDRVKAGQTIAILDSCDRLQNALAQAREQVRVAQAKLAQVRAGAKTGEIKAQEATIARIQAEIAGETSTQNATIARYQAEVNNALAEYNRFLQLYRQGAISASNIDSRRLTLETAQAQLKEALSGKNRTVETLQAQLQEAKATLNQIAEVRPVDVNAAQTEVDTAIAAVKTSETQLQEAYIRAPMSGQILKIRTREGEKISDSGIVEMGQTAQMVAVAEVYQTDIGKVKLGQPAVITSQAISGQLRGKVSQIGLQVDRQNVFSNQPGENLDRRIVEVKIRLSPEASQQVAGLTNLQVETAIQL; via the coding sequence ATGACCAATGAAATTTTAAAACCTTCAAATCGCTGGATAGCTGGGTTAATTCTGACGGCAACTGCCATAACAGGTGCAACTGGCTTTTATGTCGTTTCTCAATCTTCTCAGCCTTCTCCTCCTGTGGCAACAACTCCCCCAGTAACGCAAGTTACAGCTTTGGGACGACTAGAACCAGAAACAGAAGCAATCCGCTTATTTGCCCCATCGGCATTGGATGGCGATCGCGTAGACCAATTATTAGTTAAAGAAGGCGATCGCGTCAAAGCAGGACAAACTATTGCAATTTTAGATTCTTGCGATCGCTTGCAAAATGCTTTGGCACAAGCACGCGAACAAGTCAGAGTTGCCCAAGCTAAGTTAGCACAGGTGAGAGCAGGGGCAAAAACAGGAGAAATTAAGGCGCAAGAAGCGACTATTGCCCGGATACAAGCAGAAATTGCTGGAGAAACGTCAACTCAAAATGCTACTATTGCTCGCTATCAAGCAGAAGTCAACAACGCCCTAGCGGAGTATAATCGTTTTTTACAATTATATCGTCAAGGTGCGATCTCTGCATCGAACATAGATAGCAGGCGATTAACCCTAGAAACCGCACAAGCACAGTTAAAGGAAGCACTTTCGGGGAAAAACCGCACGGTGGAAACTTTACAGGCTCAACTACAAGAAGCCAAAGCTACCCTGAATCAGATTGCCGAGGTGCGTCCGGTAGATGTAAATGCAGCCCAAACAGAAGTAGATACTGCGATCGCCGCTGTGAAAACATCTGAAACGCAGCTACAAGAAGCCTATATTCGCGCCCCTATGTCTGGGCAAATTCTCAAGATTCGCACGCGAGAAGGAGAAAAAATTAGCGATTCGGGCATTGTAGAAATGGGACAAACGGCTCAAATGGTTGCTGTCGCTGAAGTTTATCAAACTGATATCGGTAAAGTTAAGTTGGGACAGCCAGCCGTCATTACTAGTCAAGCAATTTCAGGACAGTTGCGTGGTAAGGTTTCCCAAATCGGTTTACAGGTCGATCGCCAAAATGTGTTTAGCAACCAGCCTGGAGAAAATCTAGATCGGCGCATAGTCGAAGTTAAAATTCGCCTCAGTCCAGAAGCTAGTCAACAGGTAGCTGGGTTGACGAATTTACAGGTAGAAACAGCAATTCAATTATAG
- a CDS encoding TetR/AcrR family transcriptional regulator, with protein sequence MPKIVDHDQYRKELLLKSFDLFAERGYGSITMRQLAQGLGVSTGTLYHYFPSKQALFLQLVEELDRQDLLNFLAEAGNPPTLTERIETMFNFVAKNEDDFCKQVLLWVEFYQQEKAELSRNNAFHSSWDKTTQAIADYLQVPDKAIADFVLNYLYGLLMRGIFETETISYPEQATLLSKILVAYLK encoded by the coding sequence ATGCCCAAGATTGTAGACCACGACCAATATCGTAAAGAACTGTTGCTCAAGAGTTTCGATCTATTTGCCGAAAGAGGCTACGGTTCGATCACCATGCGACAGTTAGCTCAAGGGTTGGGTGTGTCTACAGGGACGCTTTATCATTACTTTCCCAGCAAACAAGCCTTATTTCTTCAGTTGGTAGAAGAACTAGACAGACAAGACTTGCTCAACTTCTTGGCGGAGGCGGGAAATCCACCCACCTTAACAGAGCGAATTGAAACTATGTTCAATTTTGTGGCTAAAAATGAAGATGATTTTTGCAAGCAAGTTTTACTTTGGGTGGAATTCTACCAGCAGGAAAAAGCGGAATTGAGCAGAAATAATGCTTTTCACAGCTCTTGGGATAAGACTACGCAAGCAATCGCCGACTATTTGCAAGTACCAGATAAAGCGATCGCGGATTTTGTCCTGAACTATCTTTACGGTTTATTAATGCGAGGAATATTTGAAACTGAAACAATTTCCTATCCAGAACAAGCAACCTTACTCAGCAAAATTCTCGTAGCATACCTAAAATAA
- a CDS encoding phosphoglycerate kinase, translating to MSKKTLANLSSSDLSGKRALVRVDFNVPLDDQGNITDDTRIRAALPTIQDLIKKGAKVILASHFGRPKGVDDKLRLTPVAKRLSELLGQEVIKCDDCIGDEVAGKVAEMQNGQVLLLENVRFYPEEEKNNPEFAQKLAANADLYVNDAFGTAHRAHASTEGVTHYLSPSVAGYLIEKELQYLQSAIENPQRPLAAIIGGSKVSSKIGVIETLLDKCDKLLLGGGMIFTFYKARGLNVGKSLVEEDKLELAKSLEAKAKERGVDLLLPTDVVVADKFAADANAQTVSVDNIPSDGMGLDIGPDSVKTFQSALAECKSVIWNGPMGVFEFDKFAVGTEAIARTLADLTKQGVTSIIGGGDSVAAVEKVGVAEQMSHISTGGGASLELLEGKELPGIAALDDA from the coding sequence GTGTCCAAAAAAACTCTAGCAAATTTATCCTCGTCAGATTTATCTGGGAAGCGGGCGTTAGTACGGGTAGATTTTAACGTACCGCTAGACGACCAAGGCAATATCACCGATGATACCCGCATTCGTGCTGCACTGCCGACAATTCAAGATTTAATTAAAAAGGGTGCTAAAGTCATCCTGGCTAGTCACTTCGGTCGTCCCAAAGGTGTAGATGATAAATTGCGTCTGACTCCCGTTGCTAAGCGCCTTTCCGAATTACTCGGTCAAGAGGTTATCAAGTGCGACGATTGTATCGGTGATGAGGTTGCTGGCAAAGTTGCAGAAATGCAAAATGGTCAGGTGTTACTGTTGGAAAACGTTCGCTTCTATCCCGAGGAAGAAAAGAATAATCCAGAATTTGCTCAAAAGTTAGCTGCAAATGCGGACTTGTACGTAAATGATGCTTTTGGTACGGCTCACCGCGCCCATGCTTCAACCGAGGGCGTAACTCACTACCTCAGCCCTTCGGTAGCGGGTTATTTGATTGAAAAAGAACTTCAGTATCTCCAAAGTGCGATCGAAAATCCTCAGCGTCCCCTAGCGGCAATTATTGGTGGCTCGAAAGTCTCTAGTAAGATTGGCGTAATCGAAACGCTGTTGGACAAGTGCGATAAGCTGCTGTTGGGTGGTGGGATGATTTTCACCTTCTACAAAGCACGGGGTTTGAATGTTGGTAAGTCGCTGGTGGAAGAAGACAAGCTAGAACTGGCTAAATCTTTAGAAGCTAAGGCAAAAGAACGTGGTGTCGATTTGCTGTTACCTACAGATGTGGTGGTCGCAGATAAATTTGCTGCTGATGCCAACGCTCAGACCGTCAGTGTGGATAATATTCCATCTGATGGTATGGGTTTGGATATTGGTCCAGATTCGGTCAAGACGTTCCAATCAGCACTGGCTGAGTGCAAGTCGGTGATTTGGAATGGTCCGATGGGTGTATTTGAGTTTGACAAGTTTGCTGTAGGCACAGAAGCGATCGCTCGTACTCTTGCCGATCTCACCAAGCAAGGCGTAACTTCCATCATTGGTGGTGGTGACTCTGTAGCAGCGGTGGAAAAAGTCGGTGTAGCCGAGCAAATGAGCCACATTTCAACTGGCGGCGGCGCAAGCTTGGAGTTACTTGAAGGTAAGGAACTGCCCGGTATTGCTGCTTTGGATGATGCCTGA
- a CDS encoding universal stress protein, with protein MFKTVLFPIDRSRETQEAVGVVVEIVQKYGSRLILLSVVEGSEEADEGMESPDVVARLLEDAQSVFKQQGIQTEAFERQGKPAFVICDVADEVGANLIVMGCRGLGLTEEGVTESVTNRVINLSPCPVLVVP; from the coding sequence ATGTTTAAGACTGTTCTGTTTCCGATCGATCGTAGCCGCGAAACACAAGAAGCCGTAGGAGTCGTGGTTGAAATCGTGCAAAAGTATGGTAGTCGTCTAATACTGCTATCGGTAGTAGAAGGATCGGAGGAGGCTGACGAGGGCATGGAATCGCCTGATGTCGTAGCCCGACTTCTCGAAGATGCTCAGTCCGTCTTCAAGCAGCAAGGCATTCAAACAGAGGCATTCGAGCGGCAGGGCAAGCCTGCATTTGTTATCTGTGATGTAGCCGACGAAGTTGGTGCTAACTTAATTGTCATGGGATGCCGAGGACTCGGGTTGACAGAAGAAGGAGTCACCGAAAGCGTCACCAACCGCGTAATTAATTTATCTCCCTGTCCGGTTTTAGTTGTCCCCTAG
- the ylqF gene encoding ribosome biogenesis GTPase YlqF: MTNEIQWYPGHIAKAEKALAEQLKLVDVVLEVRDARIPLATHHPRVPEWVGNKTRVLILNRVDAIPPAVRQLWQQWFKTRGETVYFTNAKDGNGVGQVLQVAQRAGDEINQRRKNRGLLARPVRAAAIGFPNVGKSALINRLLKRRIVVSEARPGVTRQLRWVRISDRVELLDAPGVIPTKLEDQAAAIKLAICDDIGDAAYDSYQVAVIFIDLLQDLMATAPELMPDNPLSRYKIDSLGMTGEEFVYELSAKRDRGDLERTARQILIDFRKGTLGTVPLELPPN; encoded by the coding sequence ATGACAAACGAAATCCAATGGTATCCAGGTCACATTGCCAAAGCAGAAAAAGCGCTTGCCGAACAACTGAAGTTGGTTGATGTGGTATTGGAGGTACGGGACGCACGGATTCCACTAGCGACCCACCATCCGCGCGTGCCAGAGTGGGTAGGCAATAAAACACGAGTATTAATCCTCAACCGCGTCGATGCAATTCCCCCTGCGGTGCGGCAGTTGTGGCAGCAGTGGTTTAAGACACGGGGAGAAACAGTTTACTTTACCAATGCTAAAGATGGTAACGGTGTAGGACAAGTATTGCAGGTAGCGCAAAGAGCAGGTGATGAGATTAATCAACGCCGCAAAAATCGTGGCTTGTTAGCCCGTCCCGTGCGGGCAGCGGCGATTGGATTTCCGAATGTGGGTAAGTCAGCGCTGATCAATCGGCTATTGAAGCGGCGGATTGTTGTCAGTGAGGCTCGTCCTGGGGTAACGCGCCAGTTGCGCTGGGTCAGAATTTCCGATCGCGTCGAATTATTAGATGCACCTGGGGTAATTCCCACTAAGCTAGAAGACCAAGCAGCAGCAATTAAGTTAGCTATCTGCGATGATATTGGTGATGCTGCCTACGATTCTTACCAAGTGGCTGTTATCTTTATCGATTTGCTGCAAGATTTAATGGCAACTGCTCCCGAACTCATGCCTGACAATCCCCTATCTCGTTACAAAATCGATTCGTTGGGCATGACAGGAGAAGAATTTGTCTATGAGTTATCGGCAAAACGCGATCGCGGTGACTTGGAACGCACGGCAAGACAGATACTGATAGATTTTCGCAAAGGAACTTTGGGGACAGTTCCCTTAGAGTTACCACCGAATTAA
- the psb30 gene encoding photosystem II reaction center protein Ycf12/Psb30, whose protein sequence is MFDAIGSFQWETLFQLVSVALIMLAGPAVIFVLAFRNGDL, encoded by the coding sequence ATTTTTGATGCGATCGGTAGTTTTCAGTGGGAAACTCTGTTTCAACTAGTAAGCGTTGCCCTGATCATGCTAGCTGGTCCAGCAGTTATTTTTGTCCTTGCCTTTCGCAACGGCGATCTCTAA
- a CDS encoding YkgJ family cysteine cluster protein has product MATWKCVKQCGACCHLDPEERPDIAEYLTPEELALYLSMVGEGGWCINYDHLRRECKIYPNRPRFCRVEPEIFLDMYGIEPEEVNDFAIECCEQQISGVYGDRSLEMVRFSREVSREW; this is encoded by the coding sequence ATGGCAACTTGGAAATGTGTAAAACAGTGTGGCGCTTGCTGTCATCTCGACCCAGAAGAACGCCCAGACATAGCAGAGTATTTGACACCAGAAGAGTTAGCACTCTATCTCAGCATGGTAGGTGAAGGTGGTTGGTGTATCAATTACGACCATTTAAGGCGAGAATGCAAAATCTACCCCAACCGTCCTCGCTTTTGCCGAGTCGAGCCAGAAATATTCTTAGATATGTACGGCATCGAGCCGGAAGAAGTCAACGATTTTGCAATCGAGTGCTGCGAGCAACAGATTTCCGGCGTTTATGGCGATCGCAGCCTGGAAATGGTGCGATTTAGTAGGGAAGTGAGTCGTGAGTGGTGA
- a CDS encoding TMEM165/GDT1 family protein: MKLESAPPQRSSLSDQITALEKQVLETHSSQPVVSVSDRPLQQQKHRESWWAIYASTFLTIFLAECGDKTQLSTLLMSAESQSPWIVFVGAAAALITTSLLGVLLGQWLAKHLSPRKLEIAAGTSLLLIAIALVGDILLS; the protein is encoded by the coding sequence GTGAAACTGGAATCTGCACCCCCTCAGCGATCTAGCTTGTCTGACCAAATAACAGCACTGGAGAAACAGGTTTTGGAAACACACAGCAGCCAGCCTGTTGTCAGTGTTAGCGATCGCCCTTTACAACAGCAAAAACATAGAGAGTCTTGGTGGGCAATATACGCCTCGACATTTTTAACAATATTCTTGGCAGAATGCGGCGATAAGACCCAACTTTCCACGCTCTTGATGAGTGCAGAGTCTCAATCACCCTGGATTGTCTTCGTAGGTGCAGCCGCAGCGTTAATTACGACCAGTTTACTAGGCGTACTCTTAGGACAGTGGTTAGCAAAACACCTATCACCTAGAAAGTTAGAAATTGCCGCAGGTACGAGTTTACTACTGATCGCGATCGCCTTAGTAGGAGATATTTTACTTTCGTAG
- a CDS encoding TMEM165/GDT1 family protein, with product MDWKLLGITFVTVFLSELGDKSQLAAIALSGGCKSPRAVFFGTASALILTSLLGVLAGAGAAQLLPVKFVKAIAAVGFAVLAIRLLCFGDNSQETEETTI from the coding sequence ATGGACTGGAAACTACTAGGAATCACTTTTGTAACTGTATTTCTCTCAGAATTGGGAGACAAAAGCCAACTAGCAGCGATCGCCCTCAGTGGTGGTTGTAAATCCCCACGGGCTGTCTTTTTTGGCACAGCTAGCGCTTTGATATTGACAAGTTTGCTGGGAGTTTTAGCGGGTGCGGGTGCAGCTCAGTTGCTACCTGTAAAATTCGTCAAGGCGATCGCGGCTGTGGGTTTTGCCGTGCTTGCAATTCGTTTATTATGCTTTGGAGACAATTCTCAGGAAACTGAGGAAACTACGATTTAA
- a CDS encoding Coenzyme F420 hydrogenase/dehydrogenase, beta subunit C-terminal domain, producing MTALHPTDHKKAKALKPGSRRPAKELCSECGLCDTYYIHYVKEACAFLNQQFDQLETQTHDRSRNLDNPDELYFGVHHSMTAARKKEPIPGAQWTGIVSTIAIEMLNRGIVEGVVCVQNTKEDRFQPMPIIARTPEEILAARVNKPTLSPNLSVLEQIEQSGMKRLLVIGVGCQIQALRAVEKQLGLEKLYVLGTPCVDNVTRAGLQKFLETTSKSPDTVVHYEFMQDFRVHFKHEDGSVETVPFFGLKTNQLKDVFAPSCMSCFDYVNSLADLVVGYMGATFGWQWIVVRNDRGREMLDLVQDKLELQPVISQGDRHQAVQQSIPAYDKAVTLPMWAAKLMGVVIERIGPKGLEYARFSIDSHFTRNYLYVKRNYLEKLEAHVPEFAKRIVGQYKLPD from the coding sequence ATGACCGCCCTTCATCCTACCGACCATAAGAAAGCTAAAGCCCTCAAACCTGGCAGCCGTCGCCCAGCCAAAGAACTTTGTAGCGAGTGCGGTCTGTGCGACACATATTACATCCACTATGTCAAGGAAGCCTGTGCATTCCTAAACCAGCAATTTGACCAACTAGAAACTCAAACGCACGATCGCAGCCGTAATTTAGACAATCCAGACGAACTTTACTTCGGCGTGCATCACTCGATGACAGCGGCGCGGAAAAAAGAACCGATTCCAGGGGCGCAATGGACGGGTATTGTTAGTACCATTGCAATCGAAATGCTAAATCGCGGCATTGTCGAAGGCGTAGTCTGCGTCCAGAATACCAAAGAAGACCGCTTTCAACCGATGCCAATTATTGCCCGTACCCCAGAGGAAATTTTAGCCGCACGGGTAAATAAACCTACGCTGTCGCCTAACTTATCGGTGCTAGAACAAATAGAACAGTCAGGCATGAAACGACTGTTAGTTATTGGTGTCGGTTGTCAAATACAAGCATTGCGGGCAGTAGAAAAACAACTCGGCTTAGAAAAGCTGTATGTTTTGGGAACTCCTTGCGTGGATAACGTCACTCGTGCAGGATTGCAAAAGTTCTTAGAAACGACTAGTAAATCGCCCGATACGGTAGTACATTACGAATTCATGCAAGATTTCCGCGTTCACTTCAAACACGAAGATGGTTCGGTGGAGACAGTGCCTTTCTTTGGTTTAAAGACAAACCAGTTGAAGGATGTATTTGCACCTTCTTGCATGAGTTGCTTTGATTACGTCAACTCCCTTGCCGATTTGGTTGTCGGTTACATGGGTGCTACCTTTGGTTGGCAGTGGATTGTTGTCCGCAACGATCGCGGTCGCGAAATGCTGGATTTGGTGCAAGATAAATTAGAGCTACAACCAGTCATATCGCAGGGCGATCGCCATCAAGCAGTACAACAGAGTATACCTGCTTATGACAAAGCGGTGACTCTGCCCATGTGGGCGGCGAAGTTAATGGGTGTAGTCATTGAAAGAATTGGTCCGAAAGGGTTGGAATATGCACGATTCTCGATTGATTCTCACTTTACGCGGAATTATTTGTATGTAAAGCGGAATTATTTAGAGAAGTTGGAAGCGCATGTACCGGAGTTTGCTAAGCGGATCGTGGGGCAGTATAAGTTGCCGGATTAA
- a CDS encoding GxxExxY protein, with protein sequence MRENEIAKEIVDGAYKIHTTLGPGLLESVYETVLAYELERRGLGVVRQQAIPVVYESVRLEEGFRADIIVASKVIIEIKSVEMLAPVHKKQLLTYLRLTNKKLGLLINFGSALIKDGIHRIANGL encoded by the coding sequence ATGAGGGAGAATGAGATCGCAAAAGAGATTGTTGATGGGGCATACAAGATTCACACGACTCTGGGACCAGGGTTGTTGGAATCTGTATACGAGACTGTTTTGGCTTATGAGTTGGAACGCCGAGGATTAGGTGTCGTGCGACAGCAAGCCATACCTGTAGTATATGAAAGCGTTAGGTTAGAAGAAGGCTTTCGTGCTGACATCATAGTTGCTAGCAAAGTCATTATCGAAATCAAATCTGTAGAAATGCTGGCTCCAGTCCATAAAAAACAACTCCTAACCTATTTGCGGCTTACAAACAAAAAACTAGGCTTACTCATCAACTTTGGGTCTGCACTCATCAAAGACGGAATCCATCGCATTGCTAACGGACTCTAA
- a CDS encoding sigma-70 family RNA polymerase sigma factor yields the protein MEEFEVSLRQLVVETCQQKIGSLDRQRGLTRIVRSIAKSGKLWKENTLDYEDALQQTWLYFCRNLCEATTGDRYDPSRSSVTTWLNAYLRRRLQDLYLQRKTTNNSTTRQVYSVDELGKDAIEALEAPPDVPPILETTRKWIQIDPDGDLRRTYIQGYPKVNCQVLLLQRLPPETSWEDLAAQYKLSVSTLSSFYRRQCLPRLRKFGESQGYLEDTYHELSSTSKRSFPSVTNYSSRK from the coding sequence ATGGAAGAATTTGAGGTGAGTCTGCGTCAATTGGTCGTAGAAACTTGTCAGCAGAAGATCGGTAGTCTCGATCGCCAGCGAGGTTTAACTAGAATTGTCCGCTCGATTGCCAAGTCTGGCAAGCTGTGGAAAGAAAATACTCTCGATTACGAGGATGCCTTACAACAAACCTGGCTGTATTTCTGCCGTAACCTGTGTGAAGCTACGACAGGCGATCGCTACGATCCCAGTCGTAGTAGTGTCACGACTTGGCTAAATGCATATTTGCGGCGACGGCTGCAAGACTTATACCTGCAAAGAAAGACTACCAATAACTCGACAACTAGACAAGTCTATTCTGTTGACGAGCTAGGGAAAGACGCGATTGAAGCCTTGGAAGCTCCGCCCGATGTCCCACCAATTTTGGAAACGACACGAAAGTGGATTCAAATCGATCCTGATGGCGACCTCCGCCGTACTTATATTCAAGGTTATCCAAAAGTGAATTGCCAAGTTTTATTGTTACAAAGGCTGCCACCAGAGACAAGCTGGGAAGATTTAGCAGCGCAATACAAGCTGTCTGTTTCGACACTGAGTAGTTTCTATCGGCGACAATGCCTACCACGATTGCGTAAATTCGGCGAATCGCAAGGGTATTTAGAGGATACCTATCATGAATTATCAAGCACGAGCAAACGATCGTTCCCTTCCGTTACCAATTACTCAAGCCGCAAATAG